The Lysobacter panacisoli genome includes a window with the following:
- a CDS encoding hemolysin family protein — MLELLIVIALIVLNAFFAMSEMALMTSRKLRLKQMAETSRGAKMALELAEHPDNLLSTVQVGITLIGVLTGVFGGEAIGLAIAGWLEGLFPNAREYARGIGIGTAVGLITAAQVIFGELIPKRLALTNSERIASAVAIPLYWLSRGARPMVAALGAINRLFLRLIGVKDDARSAISEEEIRLLVTESHEQGVIDADERKMMNRVLGLGDRTAESLMTPRTRISWLDASAEFAENLATMRQTQFSRYPVYRGNDSEVVGILEVKSLLDRLDERAPDLFKSLREPLFVSESTHAMKLLEIFREEQQSLALVVDEYGDISGMVTIADLMDAVVGRVHSMGGAGGETEDDDAPVVERADGSFLIDGALPVEDLRELVGGGRLPDEDEHDFHTAAGMVIAHFGRIPYVGEYFDWGLWRIEVVDLDGPRIDKLLLYKRPEQEPATDETSG, encoded by the coding sequence ATGCTGGAACTGCTGATCGTCATTGCCCTGATTGTCCTCAACGCTTTCTTCGCGATGTCGGAGATGGCGCTGATGACCTCGCGCAAGCTCAGGCTCAAGCAGATGGCCGAGACCAGCCGCGGCGCCAAGATGGCGCTGGAGCTGGCCGAGCATCCGGACAACCTGCTGTCCACGGTGCAGGTGGGCATCACCCTGATCGGCGTCCTCACTGGCGTGTTCGGCGGCGAGGCCATCGGTCTGGCCATCGCCGGCTGGCTGGAAGGCCTGTTCCCCAACGCGCGCGAGTACGCCCGAGGCATCGGCATCGGCACCGCGGTGGGACTGATCACGGCCGCGCAGGTGATCTTCGGCGAGCTGATCCCCAAGCGTCTTGCGCTGACCAATTCCGAACGCATCGCCTCTGCCGTCGCGATCCCGCTGTACTGGCTCTCGCGCGGCGCTCGTCCGATGGTGGCCGCGCTGGGCGCGATCAATCGCCTCTTCCTGCGCCTGATCGGGGTGAAGGACGATGCTCGCAGCGCGATCAGCGAAGAAGAGATCCGCCTGCTGGTGACCGAGAGCCATGAGCAGGGCGTGATCGACGCCGACGAACGCAAGATGATGAACCGCGTGCTCGGCCTGGGCGATCGCACCGCCGAGAGCCTGATGACGCCGCGCACGCGCATCTCCTGGCTGGATGCATCCGCCGAGTTCGCCGAGAACCTGGCGACGATGCGGCAGACGCAGTTCTCGCGCTATCCGGTCTATCGCGGCAACGACAGCGAAGTGGTCGGCATCCTCGAAGTGAAGTCGCTGCTGGACCGCCTCGACGAACGCGCGCCGGACCTGTTCAAGTCGCTGCGCGAGCCGCTGTTCGTGTCCGAGTCCACGCACGCGATGAAGCTGCTGGAAATCTTCCGCGAGGAGCAGCAGTCGCTCGCGCTGGTGGTGGACGAGTACGGCGACATCAGCGGCATGGTCACCATCGCCGACCTGATGGACGCAGTGGTCGGCCGCGTCCACAGCATGGGTGGTGCGGGTGGCGAAACCGAGGACGACGACGCGCCGGTCGTGGAACGTGCCGACGGTTCGTTCCTGATCGACGGTGCGTTGCCGGTGGAAGACCTGCGCGAGCTGGTCGGCGGTGGTCGCCTGCCCGACGAGGACGAGCACGACTTCCACACCGCCGCGGGCATGGTGATCGCGCACTTCGGCCGCATCCCCTACGTCGGCGAATACTTCGACTGGGGCCTGTGGCGCATCGAAGTCGTCGATCTCGACGGTCCACGCATCGACAAACTGCTGCTGTACAAGCGGCCGGAGCAGGAGCCCGCGACGGATGAAACCTCGGGCTGA
- a CDS encoding inorganic phosphate transporter — protein sequence MLTLVLVVVFAALAFEYINGFHDTANSIATVVATKVLSPMQAVALAAITNLLGALWGTAVAKTIASGLLDTGVVEVTSQLILCALLGAIVWNLITWWKGLPSSSSHALIGGLCGAAVAAASNNFHSVIWSHPADPWYKSAGVLWKVIVPMVSSPLLGFAAGFLVMGVLFAIISFMARSGGILARMARPRWVNAFFGKAQLASAAGMGFAHGMNDAQKTMGIIALALVGAQSAGTLDNLPPWLAFLHPSQNALEHNDIDLWIKLTCAIVMAAGTAAGGWRIIKTLGHKLVKLHPINGFAAETSAASVIMAASTLGIPVSTTHNISSAIMGVGTAKRFNAIKWTVVEKMIWAWILTIPAAGGIAYLCFEMFRFFGWA from the coding sequence ATGTTGACCCTGGTCCTGGTCGTGGTGTTCGCGGCGCTTGCGTTCGAGTACATCAACGGCTTCCACGACACCGCCAATTCGATCGCCACCGTGGTGGCGACCAAGGTGCTCTCGCCGATGCAGGCGGTGGCGCTGGCGGCCATCACCAACCTGCTCGGCGCGCTGTGGGGCACCGCGGTCGCCAAGACGATCGCGTCCGGCCTGCTCGATACCGGCGTGGTCGAAGTCACTTCGCAGCTGATCCTGTGCGCGCTGCTCGGCGCGATCGTGTGGAACCTGATCACCTGGTGGAAGGGCCTGCCGTCCTCGTCCTCGCACGCGCTGATCGGCGGTCTGTGCGGTGCCGCGGTCGCGGCGGCCAGCAACAATTTCCACTCGGTCATCTGGTCGCATCCCGCAGACCCTTGGTACAAGAGCGCCGGCGTGCTGTGGAAGGTGATCGTGCCGATGGTGTCCTCGCCGCTGCTGGGCTTCGCGGCCGGCTTCCTGGTGATGGGCGTGCTGTTCGCGATCATCTCCTTCATGGCGCGCAGCGGCGGCATCCTCGCGCGCATGGCGCGACCGCGCTGGGTCAACGCGTTCTTCGGCAAGGCGCAGCTCGCCTCGGCCGCCGGCATGGGCTTCGCCCACGGCATGAACGACGCGCAGAAGACGATGGGCATCATCGCGCTCGCCCTGGTCGGCGCACAGTCGGCCGGCACGCTGGACAACCTGCCGCCGTGGCTGGCGTTCCTGCACCCCTCGCAGAACGCGCTGGAGCACAACGACATCGATCTGTGGATCAAGCTCACCTGCGCCATCGTGATGGCCGCCGGTACCGCCGCGGGCGGCTGGCGCATCATCAAGACGCTCGGCCACAAGCTGGTGAAGCTGCATCCGATCAACGGCTTCGCCGCAGAAACCAGCGCGGCGTCGGTGATCATGGCCGCATCGACGCTGGGCATCCCGGTCTCGACCACGCACAACATCTCGTCCGCGATCATGGGCGTGGGCACGGCCAAGCGCTTCAACGCGATCAAGTGGACCGTCGTCGAGAAGATGATCTGGGCGTGGATCCTGACGATCCCGGCCGCCGGCGGCATCGCCTACCTGTGCTTCGAGATGTTCCGCTTCTTCGGCTGGGCGTAA
- the hflX gene encoding ribosome rescue GTPase HflX, giving the protein MFERSRKGEHALLIQPHAGGPPDEDLLEEFADLARSAGATIAAVLTARIDRPNAAMLIGSGKLEEVKAAADATGADLILINHPLSPGQERNLERALQRRVVDRTGLILDIFAQRAHSHDGKLQVELAQLKHMATRLVRGWTHLERQRGGSIGLRGPGETQLETDRRLLQKRLEQLQKRLDKVEVQRTQMRRARVRSELPRVALVGYTNAGKSTLFNAMTGADAYAADQLFATLDPTVRRIELSGGSVVLADTVGFVRDLPHELVAAFRSTLSEAREADLLLHVVDAADPLRDERIAQVDEVLKDIGAGDLPQLLVFNKIDKLDNGETAQPRLDRPAEGRNRVWLSARDGRGLDLLRQALAESLDLRHVVGEVRVPPQAAKLRAKLHDLGAVRGEDHDEHGWRIRVDLPLADAQRLFVQAHGEALRALLPEPEDEDAA; this is encoded by the coding sequence TTGTTCGAAAGATCCCGCAAAGGCGAACACGCGCTGCTGATCCAACCCCATGCCGGCGGCCCGCCGGACGAGGATCTGCTGGAGGAGTTCGCCGACCTGGCCCGCTCCGCCGGCGCGACGATCGCGGCCGTGCTGACCGCGCGCATCGACCGCCCCAACGCGGCGATGCTGATCGGCAGCGGCAAGCTGGAGGAGGTGAAGGCCGCGGCCGACGCCACCGGCGCCGACCTCATCCTCATCAACCATCCGCTCAGTCCGGGCCAGGAACGCAACCTCGAGCGCGCATTGCAGCGCCGTGTGGTCGACCGCACCGGACTGATCCTGGACATCTTTGCCCAGCGTGCGCACAGCCACGACGGCAAGCTGCAGGTCGAACTGGCCCAGCTCAAGCACATGGCCACGCGCCTGGTGCGCGGCTGGACCCACCTGGAGCGCCAGCGCGGTGGTTCCATCGGTCTGCGCGGTCCCGGCGAAACCCAGCTGGAAACCGACCGCCGCCTGCTGCAGAAGCGCCTGGAACAGTTGCAGAAGCGACTGGACAAGGTCGAAGTGCAGCGCACGCAGATGCGTCGCGCGCGCGTGCGCAGCGAGCTGCCGCGCGTGGCGCTGGTGGGCTACACCAACGCCGGCAAGTCGACGTTGTTCAATGCGATGACCGGTGCGGACGCGTACGCGGCCGACCAGTTGTTCGCGACGCTGGACCCGACGGTGCGCCGCATCGAACTGTCCGGCGGCAGCGTGGTGCTGGCCGACACGGTCGGCTTCGTGCGCGACCTGCCGCACGAACTCGTCGCCGCGTTCCGTTCCACCCTGTCGGAAGCGCGCGAGGCCGACCTGCTGCTGCACGTCGTCGACGCGGCCGATCCGCTGCGCGACGAGCGCATCGCCCAGGTCGACGAAGTGCTCAAGGACATCGGCGCCGGCGACCTGCCGCAGCTGCTGGTGTTCAACAAGATCGACAAGCTCGACAACGGCGAGACCGCGCAGCCGCGACTGGACCGTCCCGCCGAGGGTCGCAACCGCGTCTGGCTGTCGGCACGGGACGGGCGCGGCCTGGACCTGCTGCGCCAGGCCCTGGCCGAATCGCTGGACCTGCGCCACGTCGTCGGCGAAGTGCGCGTGCCGCCGCAGGCCGCGAAGCTTCGTGCGAAGCTGCACGACCTCGGCGCCGTTCGCGGCGAGGATCACGACGAGCACGGCTGGCGCATCCGCGTCGATCTGCCCCTGGCAGACGCGCAGCGCCTGTTCGTGCAGGCCCACGGCGAGGCGCTGCGAGCGCTGCTGCCGGAGCCGGAGGACGAAGACGCGGCCTGA
- a CDS encoding exopolysaccharide biosynthesis protein, protein MKPRADAPREAGTRALLDVFAAGDPDEQLRMGDVLHGLGDRSFGMLLFVSTIPAFIPIPGVGGAVSGPLVILIGLQLLIGLRQPWLPQFLARRGPHRHAMARFRDLISPWLVRLEKLVRPRATVLLDHRLADFFTGLLLVLLGLLLSLPIPFTNYLFGGLLLLFALALLERDGWLLGAAWAAGSIAIAVFGVLSGHLAGVAARWIDMLA, encoded by the coding sequence ATGAAACCTCGGGCTGACGCTCCCCGCGAGGCCGGCACGCGCGCCCTGCTGGACGTGTTCGCCGCGGGCGATCCGGACGAGCAGCTGCGCATGGGCGACGTGCTGCACGGCCTGGGCGACCGCTCCTTCGGCATGCTGCTGTTCGTCTCGACAATCCCGGCGTTCATTCCGATTCCCGGCGTCGGCGGCGCGGTCAGCGGCCCGCTGGTGATCCTGATCGGCTTGCAGTTGCTGATCGGACTACGCCAGCCGTGGCTGCCGCAGTTCCTCGCGCGACGCGGCCCGCACCGGCACGCAATGGCGCGCTTCCGCGACCTGATCTCGCCGTGGCTGGTACGTCTGGAAAAGCTGGTTCGTCCGCGAGCGACGGTGCTGCTCGACCATCGCCTCGCCGATTTCTTCACCGGCCTGTTATTGGTGTTGCTCGGACTGCTACTGTCGCTGCCGATTCCGTTCACCAACTACCTGTTCGGCGGCCTGCTGCTGTTGTTCGCACTGGCGCTGCTAGAGCGCGACGGCTGGCTGCTCGGCGCGGCGTGGGCCGCCGGCAGCATCGCCATCGCGGTGTTCGGCGTGTTGTCGGGACACCTCGCGGGCGTGGCGGCGCGCTGGATCGACATGCTCGCCTGA
- the hflK gene encoding FtsH protease activity modulator HflK yields MAWNTPGSDNSGGSNGRTPRQRRPDGRGLDALLEPLRGLFGGGGGGGILRWVGLVLGLWLVFNCFVLVTEQERGVVLRFGQFSRVLQPGPHLKAPWPIERVTKINATQIKTFSENVPVLTSDENIVQVEVNVQYRIGDVRLYMFGTRDADQILQQAALSAVREQVGRSTLDTVLGARVALAGASLTNLQKSLEAYRTGLVVTELNLANARPPEQVKPAFDDVNSAQQDKDRLISEARAYAAKIVPESRGQAARVRTVAEGYKSATIARAEGDANRFSLLVEQYKSAPDVTRKRMWLDTVQDVLAGNRKIVGGDSRQLLYVPMDDGRAPRTDTSTPLLTPELLTPSITPDTSGGVRPSRSSRPTGREEVTR; encoded by the coding sequence ATGGCCTGGAACACCCCTGGCAGTGACAATTCCGGCGGTTCGAACGGACGAACCCCGCGGCAACGCAGACCCGACGGCCGCGGCCTGGACGCCCTGCTCGAACCCCTGCGCGGCCTGTTCGGCGGCGGTGGTGGCGGTGGCATCCTGCGCTGGGTCGGCCTGGTCCTCGGCCTGTGGCTGGTGTTCAACTGCTTCGTGCTGGTGACCGAACAGGAGCGCGGCGTCGTACTGCGCTTCGGCCAGTTCTCGCGCGTGTTGCAGCCAGGCCCGCACCTCAAGGCGCCGTGGCCGATCGAGCGCGTGACCAAGATCAACGCGACCCAGATCAAGACCTTCAGCGAGAACGTCCCGGTGCTGACCTCCGACGAGAACATCGTCCAGGTCGAAGTGAACGTGCAGTACCGCATCGGCGACGTGCGTCTGTACATGTTCGGCACCCGCGACGCCGACCAGATCCTGCAGCAGGCCGCGCTGAGCGCGGTGCGCGAGCAGGTCGGGCGTTCCACCCTGGACACCGTCCTCGGCGCGCGCGTCGCGCTGGCAGGCGCCTCGCTCACCAACCTGCAGAAGTCGCTCGAGGCCTACCGCACCGGCCTGGTGGTGACCGAACTCAACCTCGCCAACGCGCGTCCGCCGGAGCAGGTCAAACCGGCCTTCGACGACGTGAACAGTGCGCAGCAGGACAAGGACCGCCTGATCAGCGAAGCGCGCGCCTACGCCGCGAAGATCGTGCCCGAGTCGCGAGGCCAGGCCGCGCGCGTGCGCACGGTCGCCGAGGGCTACAAGAGCGCGACGATCGCGCGCGCGGAAGGCGACGCCAACCGCTTCTCGCTGCTGGTCGAGCAATACAAGAGCGCCCCCGACGTCACGCGCAAGCGCATGTGGCTCGATACCGTGCAGGACGTGCTGGCCGGCAACCGCAAGATCGTCGGTGGCGATTCGCGCCAGTTGCTCTACGTGCCGATGGATGACGGCCGCGCGCCGCGCACCGACACGTCGACGCCGCTGCTCACGCCCGAACTGTTGACGCCCAGCATCACCCCCGACACGTCTGGTGGCGTCCGGCCCAGTCGTTCGTCCCGTCCCACCGGTCGCGAGGAGGTGACGCGATGA
- a CDS encoding DUF47 domain-containing protein, giving the protein MFSLQTIFGQGNQFYTLLEEAAVAAHDSTKALHAMLKTADRQPALDAFKLARQREREASDKISHELVNSFITPIEREDIEALGSALYKIPKQVEKFADRYSLATRHLEHIDFAPRAAMLEQAAAVVVQMVQQLRHLKLEPMKALNDELRSIESEADRLMLELYRDIYSGRLDNLQMFLLKEFFEILEKAIDRCREAGVVAYEIVLKNS; this is encoded by the coding sequence ATGTTCTCCCTGCAAACCATCTTCGGCCAAGGCAACCAGTTCTACACCCTGCTGGAGGAAGCCGCGGTCGCCGCGCACGACAGCACCAAGGCGCTGCACGCGATGCTCAAGACGGCCGATCGCCAGCCGGCGCTGGACGCCTTCAAGCTGGCTCGCCAGCGCGAGCGCGAAGCGTCCGACAAGATCAGCCACGAACTGGTCAACAGCTTCATCACGCCGATCGAGCGCGAGGACATCGAAGCCCTGGGCTCGGCGCTGTACAAGATCCCCAAGCAGGTCGAGAAGTTCGCCGACCGCTACTCGCTGGCGACGCGCCACCTGGAACACATCGACTTCGCGCCGCGCGCGGCGATGCTGGAGCAGGCCGCAGCGGTGGTCGTGCAGATGGTGCAGCAGCTGCGCCATCTCAAGCTGGAGCCGATGAAGGCGCTCAACGACGAGCTGCGTTCGATCGAGAGCGAGGCCGACCGCCTGATGCTCGAGCTGTACCGCGACATCTACTCCGGCCGCCTCGACAACCTGCAGATGTTCCTGCTCAAGGAGTTCTTCGAGATCCTGGAGAAGGCCATCGACCGTTGCCGCGAAGCCGGCGTGGTCGCCTACGAAATCGTGTTGAAGAACTCGTAA
- the hflC gene encoding protease modulator HflC has product MRFSMWIALAVAALLALMGSVFVVSEGQTGMVLNLGRVVRSDIGPGLHFKWPLVETRLVFDRRFQVLDAAPERTLTSERKDVSVDFFAVGQISDVRAFYRATGGQEDVAINRLAPIIKASLRDEINARTLQQVVSGSRSEVISAQLDAINRGAATVGVRIIDLRIKQIELPTDSQVINDVYKRMSAQRQQVASKLRAEGAEQAQTIRADADRQQTVIVAEAERDAQKLRGEGDAEATRLYALAANKDPGFYAFQRSLDAYRKAFADGEGVIVLDKDDPFLQYLRSDR; this is encoded by the coding sequence ATGAGATTCTCCATGTGGATCGCGCTGGCCGTGGCCGCGCTGCTGGCGTTGATGGGATCGGTGTTCGTGGTGAGCGAAGGCCAGACCGGCATGGTGCTCAACCTCGGCCGCGTCGTGCGCAGCGATATCGGCCCGGGCCTGCACTTCAAGTGGCCGCTGGTGGAAACGCGACTGGTGTTCGACCGCCGTTTCCAGGTGCTCGATGCCGCGCCGGAGCGCACGCTGACTTCCGAACGCAAGGACGTCAGCGTCGACTTCTTCGCGGTGGGGCAGATTTCCGACGTGCGCGCGTTCTACCGCGCCACCGGCGGCCAGGAAGACGTGGCCATCAATCGCCTGGCGCCCATCATCAAGGCGTCGCTGCGCGATGAGATCAACGCGCGGACGCTGCAACAGGTGGTGTCGGGCAGCCGCTCGGAAGTCATCAGCGCCCAGCTGGATGCGATCAATCGCGGCGCGGCGACGGTCGGCGTGCGCATCATCGACCTGCGTATCAAGCAGATCGAGCTGCCCACCGACAGCCAGGTCATCAACGACGTCTACAAGCGCATGAGCGCACAGCGCCAGCAGGTCGCCAGCAAGCTCCGCGCAGAGGGCGCCGAGCAGGCCCAGACCATCCGTGCCGACGCCGATCGCCAGCAGACGGTGATCGTGGCCGAAGCCGAACGCGACGCGCAGAAGCTGCGCGGCGAAGGCGATGCCGAGGCCACGCGCCTGTACGCGCTGGCCGCGAACAAGGACCCGGGCTTCTACGCGTTCCAGCGCAGCCTGGATGCCTATCGCAAGGCGTTCGCGGACGGCGAGGGCGTGATCGTCCTCGACAAGGACGATCCGTTCCTGCAGTACCTGCGTTCGGACCGCTGA
- a CDS encoding DUF2065 domain-containing protein has product MSELLSALCLVAVLEGLFLFVAPRGWKRAAEQLHALPDRHLRVVGGIVVGIGLLSLWWVRT; this is encoded by the coding sequence ATGAGCGAGCTGTTGTCGGCCCTGTGCCTGGTCGCGGTGTTGGAGGGACTGTTCCTGTTCGTGGCTCCGCGCGGCTGGAAGCGGGCCGCCGAACAATTGCACGCCTTGCCTGACCGCCATTTGCGCGTGGTCGGCGGGATCGTGGTGGGGATCGGCCTGCTGTCGCTGTGGTGGGTACGGACCTGA
- a CDS encoding adenylosuccinate synthase, producing MGQSVVVLGAQWGDEGKGKIVDLLTREIGAVVRFQGGHNAGHTLVIGGKKTVLHLIPSGILRPDALCLIGNGVVLSPAALQKEIAELEGNGVEVRSRLKISPATPLIMPYHIALDQAREKAAGGKAIGTTGRGIGPAYEDKVARRGIRVADLHYPQQLAEKLRSTMDYHNFVLTKYLGVEAVDFQQTLDEALAFGEYVEPMKSDVAGILHDLRKQGKKVLFEGAQGSLLDIDHGTYPYVTSSNTTVGGAYAGTGVGADAIDYVLGIAKAYATRVGGGPFPTELDDEVGQGLRDRGAEYGATTGRPRRCGWMDIVALRRAVAVNGITGLCITKLDVLDGMEKLKICIAYEYRGKRTEYAPLDAAGWEECTPVYLEFPGWDENTHGITEWDKLPPAARAYLRALEELAGCPIAIVSTGPDRDATMVLQDPFA from the coding sequence ATGGGTCAGTCAGTCGTCGTTCTCGGTGCCCAGTGGGGCGATGAAGGCAAGGGCAAGATCGTCGATCTGCTCACCCGGGAAATCGGCGCCGTCGTGCGCTTCCAGGGTGGCCACAATGCCGGCCACACGCTCGTCATCGGCGGCAAGAAGACCGTCCTGCACCTGATTCCGTCGGGCATCCTGCGCCCGGACGCGCTGTGCCTGATCGGCAACGGCGTCGTGCTGTCGCCGGCTGCTCTGCAGAAGGAAATCGCCGAGCTCGAAGGCAACGGCGTTGAAGTGCGTTCGCGCCTGAAGATCAGCCCGGCCACGCCGCTGATCATGCCGTACCACATCGCCCTGGATCAGGCCCGTGAGAAGGCAGCCGGCGGCAAGGCCATCGGCACCACCGGACGCGGCATCGGCCCGGCGTACGAGGACAAGGTCGCGCGTCGCGGCATCCGCGTGGCCGACCTGCATTACCCGCAGCAGCTCGCCGAGAAGCTGCGCAGCACGATGGACTACCACAATTTCGTCCTGACCAAGTACCTGGGCGTCGAAGCGGTGGACTTCCAGCAGACGCTCGATGAGGCGCTGGCCTTCGGCGAATACGTCGAACCGATGAAGTCCGACGTCGCCGGCATCCTTCACGACCTGCGCAAGCAGGGCAAGAAGGTGCTGTTCGAAGGCGCGCAGGGCTCGCTGCTGGACATCGACCACGGCACCTATCCGTACGTGACCTCGTCCAACACCACGGTCGGCGGTGCGTATGCCGGCACCGGCGTGGGTGCGGATGCGATCGACTACGTGCTCGGCATCGCCAAGGCCTACGCCACGCGCGTCGGCGGCGGTCCGTTCCCGACCGAGCTGGACGACGAAGTCGGCCAGGGTCTCCGCGATCGCGGCGCCGAGTACGGCGCCACCACCGGCCGCCCGCGTCGCTGCGGCTGGATGGACATCGTCGCGCTGCGCCGCGCGGTGGCCGTCAACGGCATCACCGGCCTGTGCATCACCAAGCTCGACGTGCTCGACGGCATGGAGAAGCTGAAGATCTGCATCGCCTACGAATACCGCGGCAAGCGCACCGAGTACGCGCCGCTCGACGCCGCCGGCTGGGAAGAATGCACGCCGGTGTACCTGGAGTTCCCGGGCTGGGACGAGAACACCCACGGCATCACCGAGTGGGACAAGCTGCCGCCCGCCGCACGCGCCTACCTGCGTGCGCTGGAGGAACTCGCCGGCTGCCCGATCGCCATCGTCAGCACCGGTCCGGACCGTGACGCGACGATGGTGCTGCAGGACCCGTTCGCCTGA